TATCCAGTTTCTTCTCTAAAGGAGAGGCGAATAAAGTCAGTAAGCCAATGACCAATGAAATACCCCAAAAAATAAAGATAACGCTCATAGTTATAACCTTTCGCCATCAAGACACAATAAGTAGTGATACTATACCTTTCAAATTTGAAAAACACTAACACCTCACCACCGGTATATCCCCCCACTTTGTCGTGTACTGAGGCGTTAACCTTTCTCGTCTCATTGCCCACTTTTCAACCGTACCTTGCGCTGCCACAAACAACGAATCCCTACCATAACGTTGGTTCAAGCCATCTAATACTTTCATCAATCTTGGGTCGTCAGGGTTGGGATTCAGCCAATCGATTTGCGCATGTTTGCCATCAATTAAATCAACCAGTCCAACACCGACTTTGTAATATCGCACATCTGGCTTAAACATCTGCTCTGCAAGCTGTCTCACCGCCTGGGTAATGACGGTTGTATCTGAGGTAGGATAAGGAAAATGATGTACTGCCTTACTGCTGACTGGGATTGCATCAAAAGGTGAACTTGATGCAAAACACATAATTACTTTACATAAGGATTGTTGCTTTCTGACTTTAGCGGAGGCAATGCCAACATGCTTACTTAAGGCTTGCTGTAAGGTATCTAAATCCGTGATACGAGTGCCGACACTGCGCGTTGAAAAAATCTGTTTCTTATCCGCACGTATGGCATCCCACTGTTTACAAGCTTGGCCATTTAATTCTCGAACTGTGCGTTCCAACTCTACATTAAAGAATCGCTGTGCTTTCATGGGGTCAAAGCACGCTAAATCATAAGCGCTTTTAATGCCCATAACATTGAGCTTTGTCGTTAATCGTCGCCCAATCCCCCACACTTCAGAGACAGGAACATGCTTTAAAATATGGATACGTTCCGCGTCTGAATCCAATACACAAACGCCTTGGTAGCCCTGTATTTTCTTTGCCGCATGATTGGCAAGTTTTGCTAAGGTTAGCGTTGGTCCCATTCCTACGCACACCGGTAAACGACATTCTTTCCATACGGATTTACGGATCAATACGCCATGCGCACGTAAATCTGGGATCGCTTGTTGGCAGTGTCTCAAAGATAAGAATGATTCATCAATACTGTAGATATGCTGCTCAGGTGCAAAGCGCCCAATCACGGTCATCATCTTGGCTGATAAGTCGGCGTATAACTCATAATTGGACGATAAAGCCACGACGCCCTTACGTTCACATAATCTTTGCACTTCAAAAAAGGGTTTGAACTTAGGGATGCCGAGATCTTTTGCCTGGCGGTTAGCCGCAACGATACAACCATCGTTATTGGATAGCACAACGATAGGCTTGCCTCGCAAGTCAGGCCGGAATACTTGCTCTGCACTGCAATAAAACGCATTGGCATCGACTAAAGCGAACATTTAGCACCAGGATACAGGTATGTGACAGCGTAGAGAGCAAATAACGACCCCCTCAACAGAAAACGAATCTAAATCATGAATCGAAATAGGCGCATAATCATCATTGGATGACAACAGTAACCCTCGTTGAGTGTTGATTCGCTTGCACACGAACTCGCCATTAAAGTTAGCTACAATAATGCTGTTATTAACCACATTCACTGCCCTATCGACGATTAAAATATCATCATCAAAAATGCCATCATCACGCATAGATTCTCCAGAGACGCGACTAAAAAATGTTGCATGGGGGTGCTTAATCAAAAGCGCATCAAGATCTAACCCTAGTTGAGAGTATTCCGAGGCTGGAGATTCAAAACCGGTTATACCGGCACTGACAGAAATTGGAGTGACTTTCATGGAAACACCTAAAAATAATACTGTATAAATACACAGTGTTATTTTTAGGGATATTGTTCGAAAACGCAAGGAGAAACTAATTTCTCATTACAAGGAGTGAAGTTTGATTGTTATTTGATCTACACTTACTAATAAAATTAACAGGGTAAGGAAGCTATATGGTACGTACGGTCACTCCTCTAATATACTTAGTTACCTTTTTTGCCTACTCATCAGAGCCAATAACATTTGGAATCAGTGACACAAAAAAATCAATCATGGAGATTTCAGCAGAAACACTCAATAGTTACCATGAGGATTCCTTTTTTAAACGCTTCTTCCCAGTAACAAGCCAAATTAATTTTTATCATTGGAAAGCTACTGAAGATGATAATTTTATTTACTTACCAGGACAGACCTATTTTCCAGATGATCCGCATTGCTGCCCTACAGGTTTATTATTAAAAGTAGATAAAAAATCACATCAATTGCTATCGGTAGAAATACCGAGAGAGAAAAACAAGAACTATGATTACCGTTCTCCTTAATTGAGTGGGAGTGTGGTTAACTTCATCTATGAATAGTTCCCTCCTCAGAGAAAGTCGAGCATCCTGTCTTAAATAAAGGAAAGATAAGAAAATTTGAAATGATGTGGTGAAGTGTGTCAATCGAAGATTGTCCACTTATCCACATCAGCTATAAGATCTATTTAATACTATTAAAACTATAATATCTATGAGATCTATAAAAACTATAGACATTGTAAGTCTTTGTTTTAATTTAAATTAAATGCATTTTTTGATCACTTTTTAGGTGGGTTGATCACATATTTTAGGTATTAATGATCACATTGTAGGCTTCTTTGATCTTAATTTAGGTGTTTTGATAACACTTTTTAGGTGTTCTTGATCATTTATTAGGTGTTTTGATGACACAATTTAGGTAATTAATGGTTTTGCTAATGACAAAACCACATTTTTGATACCTTTTACCTAAATTATGTTATCTGCATGCTTGGATCTTAGTTGCCAAAGCTAAGATCTGTTTTGGCAACCTAAAAAGTGTTATGAATGCAACATTTTTAGTGAGTAGATAACATAATTTAGGTATATACACCTGAAAAGTGTTATCTAGATCTCAGTAATCAGGGTTGTCGTTTATCTCAATGAGAGTATTAATTTTTTCTAAAACGGAGTCCACTTCCACTTCTTCTTGCTGTGGCTCTATGATTGCTTGGCGTTTTGCTAAGCTTTGGTCCACTTTATTTGCATACTCATCTTTGCCTAAGTATCGGTATGCCATTGACAGCTTGATAAGTTCTTCATCAGATAGGCGTTCTTTATGCTGTAAGCGCTTTAGTTCAAGTACTTGAATCGTGTTTTTAGCATCATGTAGATTGAGCTCTTCAACGTTACCTTGTTTAAGCCAACGGAATAAGAATTTTATCTCTACGATACGATTCCCCTTCTTGATAAGTTCAAAGCCTTTATCGCCATTGCTACTTTCTAAAAATAAGAGTTCTTTTTTGATTGTTGGGTGCTTAGAAAGTTCTTCAATACTGTTACGAATACAACGTTTCATGAAGACACTGTTGTTTTTAAAAGAGCTTTTATCTTTTTTAAGTTTTCCAGCCTCATCAAGTAAACCAAAAACACCTTTCAAATCATTCAGTTTTTGAGGGTGCATTTCAAAACCTTGGTCTTTAAAGCGGCTTAATAATTCATAGAGTCGCTTTGAGTATTCTTTATTAAGATCAAGAAAGTTATGTGTATTGATAAGCGCAAACCCTTGATTATACTCAATGTACTCGGCTTTAAGCATATCGTTCGGCACCATCGTTAACACGCCGTTTTTGTATTTTATATTTTTGAATAAAGGGCGGTAATCAAATTCTACCTCTCCCCTACTCGTCTCTATTTTTATCCCAACTTTATGGCTGGCAAGTCGGTTGGCCACTGGGCTTAAGTTACTGCCTATGTGTTTAGAATTAATACCGAGCCATTCAGAAAGTTGGTGTGATGTGAACTCATAATGAGGTGTGTTTTTATCCCAGTCGGTAACTTTCATGTTAGCAATCATAAGAGCAAAAAGGTCGGCTTCTCGTGCAGACAGGTCTTGTCTGCTAAATACAAGTTGATGGCCTTTCTTTATGTGTTTTGGGAGCTTGTCGCTTACGACTGGGTAATATAAAGACTGATCTTCCATTCTAATAATCCAAATGACATAATTTAGGTGATAATAACAGAATTTAGGTAGTGACACCTAGATTTTGTTATCTAGTTGGTATATCTATCACCTGGATTATTCAGGCTGAATATTGACAAAAAATATTCGATGTAAACAGGAGTTAACCTTTAAAGTGGTGTGTGTTTGGTTAGCTACTGTTTTAAAGGAAGAAGGAGACTCATTGGAATCTATCGTCCCTACCCTACTCCTTAAGTAAATTTGTATACTATTTTTAATTCGATGATTATTTGTGAACCCGGTAGTAGTAACGTTGAATAGCTTTGAAGCAACTGCCTGAGAGGTATAAAGAATCATAGTGAACCAAATTAGGTTTTGACAGAATTGAGTCAGTAGCTTTATTAATTGATAAATAATTAAAGGTATTGATAAGTTGCTTAGTGAAGCGTCCAATCTTGTTATCACTATCGTTCAATATTCGAGACAGCAACGTCCAAATATAAAGGACTAACAAGCGGCAAATTCAGCCTGAGGTATTACAACACTCATGCGTGCGAAATCATGGTATTAAAGTAGAATTTTTCTTCGTCGATTAACATAGTTGGAACAGGTTGGTTTTCCTATTTCACCACATATTCCTTCCTCAATACTCATGGTTTTCCACGTAGCACCGAGAACAAGCTCAGCTTCTACTTGAAGTAGGGGGCTAGACACATAAAGCTATGTTTATCTCTCATTCTAAAAGAGAGTGAATATTTATCATTATTCAGGCTGAATATTGACAAGAGTTAAACGTAAAGTATCCAAAAATCGATACTTAAATAAGAAAGCGTATCAGTATAGTGATACGATATTACTGTGTTCCTCTAGATTAGATATTAATTTTGACATCCTCCCCCTGCTAAGTCGCAGGGGGATTCCCATTACTAGGGCGCACGCTAAATTGCTTTAGGTGCAAGTTCCTGATTCATCAAGCGGCTAACGCCGACTCTCCACAGGCTAACAAGCGGTGTCCCCGCTCTAAAATATTTAATGCACCAACAATATCCGCATTGTTGATGTAACCACACTCGACACACTCAAAATGAGCTTGTGTCTTGCGGTTTTCTCTCGATACATGACTACAGCAAGGGCAGGTTTGGCTTGTGTATTGAGCTGGTACAGCAACAACTAAGCCGCCATTCCATAACTGCTTATACTCAAGTTGTCTTCTGAACTCATACCAACCTTGATCGAGTATTGATTTGTTCAGCCCTGACTTGGCTTTCACGTTCTTGCCGTGTTCTTCTGCATTGCCTTTCGATGATTTAGACATATTAGATACACGTAAGTCCTCAATCGCTATCATTGCGTGATTCTTGCTGATTTGATTTGAGGCTTTGTGTAGGTAGTCCTTGCGGCAATTCGCAATGAGAGTGTGTAGCTTTTGAATTTTGGCTTTCTGCTTCATCCAGTTGGCGGAAAATTTAACTTTTCTTGATAGCTTGCGCTGCTCGATAGCCAAGCGTTTTTCATGCTTGCGAAATGCGTTAAGCGGTTTTAGGTGCGAGCCGTCAGACAGCGTGATGAACTTGGCAACGCCCATATCAATACCAACGGCAGATGTAGTGTTATGCTTAGGCTCATCAATATCTTGCTCTACTTGGAACGAGATATACCAGTGACCTGATTTAAAGCTCACGGTGCAGTTCTTGATGTTGCCTTGCACTTCTTGAGACTTGCGAAACTTCAACCAACCGAGCTTGCTTGGTAGTTTCACTCGCTTACCGTCTAGCTCGCAGTATTTGTTGAAGTTAACAAAGCGAATTGAGTCTTGGTTTTTGCCTTTTTTCTTAAATCTAGGCTTATCAGCCGCTAGTGACTTGTCGAAGCATCGCATCCAAGCACCATGCAAATCTTTAAGTTTTTGCTGTAGGTTATCGGTGTACGCCTCTTTGAGCCAAGTAAGGTCTTCTTCTTTTTTCCACTGCGTCACCAGTTTATTAAGCTCAAAAGCACTTGGGATCTTCTCGCCAGACTCCAGCTTATCTACGCAGTAACGCAAGCCTTGGTTCCACACAAATCGAGCATGACCGCAAAGCACAGCAAGCCTAGCCGCTTGAGCAGCAGTAGGCTCTAGTCGAAACTTGTATGCTTTACGTATCAACATGACAATCAGTGTGTAGAATGATAATGTATTTATTATAAGTATTTGCAACGAAAAGGCAATATCAGTGAGTGAAGAATTTAATAAAGGTCGGCACAGTTGTTATTCACTACATTTACACCTCGTTTTCGTAACAAAATACAGGAGAAAAGTATTTGGAGATTTACACTTACAAAGCCTTGAGGCAACTTTTAGAGAGCTTTGCTTGGGTTTTGATGCGGAGTTAAAGGAATTTAACGGAGAGCCTGATCATGTTCACTTATTAATATCAACATCCCCGAAAACACCTAGCATTGCAAAACTGGTTAACTCGTTAAAAGCAACCAGTTCACGCAGGATTCGTAGAGAGTTTAATGATGTGGCAGGGGCGTTTGGTAAGAATGTTCTTTGGAGTCGTTCTTACTTTGCTGGAACATGCGGAGGTGCGCCACTAACAGTTATTCGCCAGTACATCGAACAACAGGATAGACCGCATTAAGGTGCTATCGCACCTTTGGCTATTCCCCTCCCTGCTCTTTCGCAGGGAGTACCCTAGCCATTTAGGATGGCTAAACATCTACATTCTCAGTATTTCGTAAAATCCATTGCAATTAAGCAGTTAAAGGAAAAAGTGAATAGTTTAATTGGCTTAAGGTTGCCGACAATGCCCAAACAAGGTTGGGTTCGCACTATTCGTGAAGCACTAGATATGTCAGGAGCTCAACTAGGGGCTAGGTTAGGTATATCTCGTAATAAAATTTCGATTCTTGAACGAAAAGAAGCAGACGGCAGCATAACAATAAATCAAGGGGCTGTCCTAGATAATGAAAATTATCTAGGATGGTTTTATGAGAAAGAGTCGATTAAGTTGGTATAAGCAAAAAAGATTGATCGAACTGTTTGTTGCTGGAACGACAGCTAGAACAGCTTCATCGCTCGTGGGGGTGAATAAAACCACTGCTAGCTTCTATTTTCATCGACTTAGGATGATCATATTTGAACATCAAGAACATATGGAAATGTTTGATGGTGAAGTAGAAGCCGATGAAAGTTATTTTGGTGGTCAGCGTAAAGGTAAACGAGGCCGAGGGGCTGCTGGTAAAGTGCCTGTATTTGGGCTTTTAAAGCGCAATGGTAAGGTTTTTACGGTAATTATACCCAACGCCAAAGCTGAAACTCTTATCCCCATAATACGAGAAAAAGTTAAGCCAGATAGCATTGTTTATACCGATACATGGCGTAGTTACAACGCTCTCGATGTGTCAGAATTTAAGCACTACAGGATAAATCACAGTCAATTATTTGCAGATAAAACAAATCATATCAACGGAATTGAAAATTTTTGGAGTCAAGCAAAGCGCCATATGAGGAAGTTTAATGGTGTTCCAGAAGAGCATTTTTATCTGTATTTAAAGGAATGCGAATGGCGATTTAACAACAGTAACCCAAAGAGCCAATTAAATGAATTAACTCAATGGGTTAAAGTAAGTATGGGTTAGTTATCTAGGACAGCCCCTAAATCAATTAAAGCAGTTAGCATCAGGCGTAGATTCTGAGTTGCTCTATGCCATTGTACCGAAACAAACAGTGGAACAAACCATAGAAGAACGAGCTTATGATTTGGCGAAAAATTTAGTTGATATTACTAATCAACATATGTTTTTGGAAATGCAGCAACTAAGTCCTGAAAAACAAAATGAAATGATTAGGTTATTGGCTGATGAAATAAAACAATCAGGTGGTCGGGCGCTGTGGAAGTCTTAATAAAAGTAATGATTATTAGTATAGAGAGAGCATTGAAATAAAACTGAGGCTTTTTTAATGAAGTCTCAGTTTATTATCCCCGAATTCAACTGCGAAGTGCGACACTCGCCAATATCAAGCAGCCAATGCCATTTCTTTAAATACAATCGCTGGCTGCTTGAAGCCTAAACACTTTCTTGGTCGATAATTTATTCGCGATAGAGCGAATTCAATATCGCTATCCGTTACTGTTGTTAGATCGGTTCCTTTTTTCACATATTGCCTTAAAAGGCCGTTAGCATTCTCATTGGCTCCACGCTCCCAAGAGCTATAAGGGTGGGCAAAATACACATCAGCTTCCAACTCCTTTGCGATGGTTTCATGACCTGCAAACTCTCTCCCGTTATCTGCCGTGATGGTATGCACATGCTCCTTATAAGGCATGAGTAGCTCTATGGTTGCTTTGGTGACATCATCTGCTGACTTAGATGGCACTTTTTTTACCACGTAAAATCGTGTTTTACGCTCCAAAATAGTCACCATAGCCCCAGTGCCGTGTTTGCCTAAGACAGTGTCGATTTCCCAATCACCAAATCGCTCCTTACTGTCAACGATGCTTGGCCGAACATCGATAGAAACGGCATTCTTGATAGCGGGCGCTTTTTCTTTTTTACCGCGACGATACCGCTTGTGTCCTTGTCTCAAATGGCGATATAGCTTGCCACCCAAGCGTTTATCCTGTGCAACAAATCGGTAGATCCACTCATGGCTGACAGCGGCACCGACTTTCGTTAATACACTGGAAATTTGCTCTGGGCTCCAATCCGCTTCTAAAAGCAAGCGGATAAAATCAACACGCTCCTGTGGTATACGGTATTTACGCGCTGATGTGCGTTTTTTGATTGATAACATCTGGGCTTCGTTAGGACAATAATGTCTGCCCTTGCGGCCGCGTTTAAGCTCCCGATATACCGTAGAGCGATGGCACTGAACAGTTTTAGCTATTTCAGAAACCGAAATTCCCCGTTCCAAAAGAGCCGAAATCTGATATCTTCTGCCCTCGGTCAACTGCTGATAATTCATGGTAGTACTGCTTGTTTCTTTGACGAGAAGAGCGTACCACTTTTAGCAGTTGGCCTCCTCTTCTACACCTTTCCATGAATGTCGCACTTATTATCTGAAATCGGGTCTAAACTTAATTATTGTGATTACTTATTATTTTAGTTATTGCCTGATCCAACTCATCTTGAACCTTCTTCGGCAATCTTCCAAACTCATACGAGAAGTTACGGCCTTTCACGCGCTTACGTGCAAACACGCCTTTAGTCTCGAACTCTACTAATGGGGTGACTTCAGCTTTGTCTCTTTCTTGCTTAGCTTCGGCTATTTTTAGCTCAGCTTTGATCGCTGAAAGTAGGGCGTCTTTTTGCTCTTCTACTGAATATTCAACCTGAATATTGACAAGTTTTTTGTCAATGGTTTTGATAAATGATGTTAAAGAAGCCTTATCACTAAAGGCTTTTATGACTTTATCAAGAATAGAATAATCCTGATGAGATAGGGCATTAGTGACAGGGAATAATGCCACTAATTTTGAATCGATATTTGCAGCTTTCATTGCCTTACTGACGCCAGCTTGGCTTAACCCTAGTTCTTGGGCAAGTTCAGCTTGAGTAATATCAACGTTAGCTTTTTTTAGCGCAAGGCACTGCATACCAATTTCACGCAAGTTGTGTTCTTTGGCCGTTTGTAACTGTTTGGCCAACGCTTTTGCGTCACTGGTTGATAGGGCATCTTTTGTAACCAAGATTTTAAACTGGTTTAGCTTACCACCTTCAAGTAGGAAACGTGCGCGACGACGAGAGCCATCCAGTACATCGATTTTTCCATCAACTTCATAACCTACGGCAGGGTAGAACTGTTGGAACTGAATAGAATCGAGATCTTGTAAAGATTCTTTGGTGAGTAATGACTGATCACGGCCATTTACATCAAAGGTGACAAAGGTATTGTTCTTTACTTGCTCATAACTCAGTGTGAGTTCATGGAAGGTTGCTTTCTGGCCTGATGCTAATTCCCAGTCAACACTTTTGCCAACCGCTTCAATACCAAACTGCTTAGCGAGAAATGCTTCTACCGATTGACCACTTTTTTCAATCTCAGTAGAAAGCTGGCGAGATAGTGAGTCTATATTCACTTGAGTGGCACCTTGCTGTGCTTCTTGAGAGCCGACTGTGTTTCCTAGTGGGCTGATCGCTCCGCGTTTCTTCGCCATTATGCTTGCTCCTGTTCACGCCATACGCTGAGAATGTCACGCTGAATTTGACTTGTGACCTCGTAACTATTTTGTTGTGCTGTTTGAAAAGTAGATTTACTTTTCGGGTACTCACTTTTTGACATATCAAACACGGTTGAGAGTAGTGAGGATGATTGTCTGATCGCTTCACTGTTTTTGAACTCTTTTGAGTACAAATAGGGTGCAAAGTGATCATAAAGGCTGTTCATCAGCTCGGTCGTGGTTGAGCTGTCTTTATGATTGGTTAGCAATATTTTCATAAAATCATAACCGGCATGGTCGGCATTTTTCAGTAATGCCCAGACCTGTGGAATGTAGCTAAAGTATGAACAGGTTGCATCGATGTCATTTTCTGTAATGGAGAGCGGAAAGACAACACTGGTAGCGGCATAGTAGGCATTGTAAGTAGCATAGCCAAGTGATGGTGGCGTATCGATGATGATGATATCGAACTCATCTTTAACCGTATCAATGATCGTGCTTAAAATAGAGTAAGGGGAGGGTAGTTGTTGACTGAATACTTGTTCATGGAACCAGCCTTCGATAGCTCTATCCGTTTGAGATGCCGGCAAAATTCGTAGGTTCGGTATAGTGGTAGGTAGAAAAGCCTCCGATACAGCCTGTTCGTAGGTTTCACCTTCATCTAAATCAAAGTTACGCATCATTAAATCACCAACGGATAAACAGCCTTCCTGGGCCGCTTCTGGTGCGTAATACATCGATAGGGTGGCTTGTCCATCCATATCAATTAAACCTACACGGTACTCTTGATGAAATTCCGTCGCTAAACCTGATGCAATAGTTGCGGCAGATACGGTTTTACCCACACCACCTTTTTGGTTCTGAATAACAATCACTTGTGCCGTTTGCTTACTACTACGTTCGAATTTAATTTCTTTACGTAAAGATTCAGGAAGCAGGGCGCGAACTTGATACATTTCTTCAATATCAATCGACCATTGTGAATCGTCATGACGACGTGGATCGATTTCAGCGCTGGCCACGTATTTATCGAGTGTTTTAGCATCGATGCCTAAGTAGGTTGATGCTTCAGCACGAGTGAAGTTACGTAATTCTTTACGGTGGTTGGCCAATAAGCGCAAATTACGACGCTTTATGTATTGGTCAGCACCTTCTTTAAGTTGCTGAAAATCTTGTGTGGTGTGATTGGTATCCAT
The sequence above is drawn from the Vibrio rumoiensis genome and encodes:
- a CDS encoding RNA-guided endonuclease InsQ/TnpB family protein yields the protein MLIRKAYKFRLEPTAAQAARLAVLCGHARFVWNQGLRYCVDKLESGEKIPSAFELNKLVTQWKKEEDLTWLKEAYTDNLQQKLKDLHGAWMRCFDKSLAADKPRFKKKGKNQDSIRFVNFNKYCELDGKRVKLPSKLGWLKFRKSQEVQGNIKNCTVSFKSGHWYISFQVEQDIDEPKHNTTSAVGIDMGVAKFITLSDGSHLKPLNAFRKHEKRLAIEQRKLSRKVKFSANWMKQKAKIQKLHTLIANCRKDYLHKASNQISKNHAMIAIEDLRVSNMSKSSKGNAEEHGKNVKAKSGLNKSILDQGWYEFRRQLEYKQLWNGGLVVAVPAQYTSQTCPCCSHVSRENRKTQAHFECVECGYINNADIVGALNILERGHRLLACGESALAA
- a CDS encoding replication initiation protein; this encodes MEDQSLYYPVVSDKLPKHIKKGHQLVFSRQDLSAREADLFALMIANMKVTDWDKNTPHYEFTSHQLSEWLGINSKHIGSNLSPVANRLASHKVGIKIETSRGEVEFDYRPLFKNIKYKNGVLTMVPNDMLKAEYIEYNQGFALINTHNFLDLNKEYSKRLYELLSRFKDQGFEMHPQKLNDLKGVFGLLDEAGKLKKDKSSFKNNSVFMKRCIRNSIEELSKHPTIKKELLFLESSNGDKGFELIKKGNRIVEIKFLFRWLKQGNVEELNLHDAKNTIQVLELKRLQHKERLSDEELIKLSMAYRYLGKDEYANKVDQSLAKRQAIIEPQQEEVEVDSVLEKINTLIEINDNPDY
- the tnpA gene encoding IS200/IS605 family transposase; amino-acid sequence: MSVSEEFNKGRHSCYSLHLHLVFVTKYRRKVFGDLHLQSLEATFRELCLGFDAELKEFNGEPDHVHLLISTSPKTPSIAKLVNSLKATSSRRIRREFNDVAGAFGKNVLWSRSYFAGTCGGAPLTVIRQYIEQQDRPH
- a CDS encoding ParB family protein yields the protein MAKKRGAISPLGNTVGSQEAQQGATQVNIDSLSRQLSTEIEKSGQSVEAFLAKQFGIEAVGKSVDWELASGQKATFHELTLSYEQVKNNTFVTFDVNGRDQSLLTKESLQDLDSIQFQQFYPAVGYEVDGKIDVLDGSRRRARFLLEGGKLNQFKILVTKDALSTSDAKALAKQLQTAKEHNLREIGMQCLALKKANVDITQAELAQELGLSQAGVSKAMKAANIDSKLVALFPVTNALSHQDYSILDKVIKAFSDKASLTSFIKTIDKKLVNIQVEYSVEEQKDALLSAIKAELKIAEAKQERDKAEVTPLVEFETKGVFARKRVKGRNFSYEFGRLPKKVQDELDQAITKIISNHNN
- a CDS encoding Y-family DNA polymerase produces the protein MFALVDANAFYCSAEQVFRPDLRGKPIVVLSNNDGCIVAANRQAKDLGIPKFKPFFEVQRLCERKGVVALSSNYELYADLSAKMMTVIGRFAPEQHIYSIDESFLSLRHCQQAIPDLRAHGVLIRKSVWKECRLPVCVGMGPTLTLAKLANHAAKKIQGYQGVCVLDSDAERIHILKHVPVSEVWGIGRRLTTKLNVMGIKSAYDLACFDPMKAQRFFNVELERTVRELNGQACKQWDAIRADKKQIFSTRSVGTRITDLDTLQQALSKHVGIASAKVRKQQSLCKVIMCFASSSPFDAIPVSSKAVHHFPYPTSDTTVITQAVRQLAEQMFKPDVRYYKVGVGLVDLIDGKHAQIDWLNPNPDDPRLMKVLDGLNQRYGRDSLFVAAQGTVEKWAMRRERLTPQYTTKWGDIPVVRC
- a CDS encoding IS1595 family transposase, which gives rise to MRKSRLSWYKQKRLIELFVAGTTARTASSLVGVNKTTASFYFHRLRMIIFEHQEHMEMFDGEVEADESYFGGQRKGKRGRGAAGKVPVFGLLKRNGKVFTVIIPNAKAETLIPIIREKVKPDSIVYTDTWRSYNALDVSEFKHYRINHSQLFADKTNHINGIENFWSQAKRHMRKFNGVPEEHFYLYLKECEWRFNNSNPKSQLNELTQWVKVSMG
- a CDS encoding ParA family protein yields the protein MDTNHTTQDFQQLKEGADQYIKRRNLRLLANHRKELRNFTRAEASTYLGIDAKTLDKYVASAEIDPRRHDDSQWSIDIEEMYQVRALLPESLRKEIKFERSSKQTAQVIVIQNQKGGVGKTVSAATIASGLATEFHQEYRVGLIDMDGQATLSMYYAPEAAQEGCLSVGDLMMRNFDLDEGETYEQAVSEAFLPTTIPNLRILPASQTDRAIEGWFHEQVFSQQLPSPYSILSTIIDTVKDEFDIIIIDTPPSLGYATYNAYYAATSVVFPLSITENDIDATCSYFSYIPQVWALLKNADHAGYDFMKILLTNHKDSSTTTELMNSLYDHFAPYLYSKEFKNSEAIRQSSSLLSTVFDMSKSEYPKSKSTFQTAQQNSYEVTSQIQRDILSVWREQEQA
- a CDS encoding helix-turn-helix domain-containing protein; amino-acid sequence: MAKHLHSQYFVKSIAIKQLKEKVNSLIGLRLPTMPKQGWVRTIREALDMSGAQLGARLGISRNKISILERKEADGSITINQGAVLDNENYLGWFYEKESIKLV
- a CDS encoding LexA family protein, whose product is MKVTPISVSAGITGFESPASEYSQLGLDLDALLIKHPHATFFSRVSGESMRDDGIFDDDILIVDRAVNVVNNSIIVANFNGEFVCKRINTQRGLLLSSNDDYAPISIHDLDSFSVEGVVICSLRCHIPVSWC
- a CDS encoding IS30 family transposase, with protein sequence MNYQQLTEGRRYQISALLERGISVSEIAKTVQCHRSTVYRELKRGRKGRHYCPNEAQMLSIKKRTSARKYRIPQERVDFIRLLLEADWSPEQISSVLTKVGAAVSHEWIYRFVAQDKRLGGKLYRHLRQGHKRYRRGKKEKAPAIKNAVSIDVRPSIVDSKERFGDWEIDTVLGKHGTGAMVTILERKTRFYVVKKVPSKSADDVTKATIELLMPYKEHVHTITADNGREFAGHETIAKELEADVYFAHPYSSWERGANENANGLLRQYVKKGTDLTTVTDSDIEFALSRINYRPRKCLGFKQPAIVFKEMALAA